TTCTTCTCTCTTAGCTTTGGCAACTTCCTCTTCCTCTCTCAGAATCGCCATCTCACACCTCTCTCgccaattttatttttggaaatcaAGTTCGAACATGAAAGCTTGGAGTTCTCAAGGTTGAAATTAACAATTTACAACCAAAATTCGCGATTCTGAATGGGTTTTTAGGGACGGCGGTGGGTGGGTGATTTTGTGGTGGATGTGGGTTTATAAGGTGGTTTTAAGGGGGTAGTTTCTTGGGTCGTGGACGGGGCAACTTTTGTTAGTGGTGGGGAGGTAGGAGATATTGAGGATAGTTGGTTGATTGATAGATTTTTGTCGGTGGTAGGAACTAGTAAGAATTTCATGGTGATTGGGTATAGTTTCTTGTTGGTTAGGTGCACGCGACATGTGGTATGGGATGGAAGGTTCCAAAGTTGAGTGGTTTTGGTGCCCGATGTGGTTAAGTCAAGCGGTGGTGGACGGTTAAGGTGTTGGTCACTGATGGTCAAGGTGGCCATGAAGTACAGGGAAAAAGGGAAAAGTGAATCAATTATTGTAAGAGAGGGGAAAGGGAGTAAAGCTGTGTATTTCAAGCTAGCTATGATAAAGCAAAATTGGAAAAGAAAAACCACCTAGATACATCTAAATGATATTTTTCCTTAAGCATCTACCAACGTTTTAATTATCTAACGTTGTTTAAAAGTTATCTATCATTTACCAACTATTTTTACTAGATTTCTAATTTTGTAGAAATCCCGTGCATTAGTACGGGCACATACTAGTTATAAAATACGCGTGAAGTACTTTTTAGCAGATTGAAATAGAATATTTTCCTTTCTGTAGTCGTAACACGTTGACTTTCATGCTTGAAAACACATAACTGTGAGAAAGTAATTACTGGTCAAAATTATTAAGCTGACATGTCAAAATTATACATTACACTCTAATTCAACTAACATTTTACATAATATTGTTTGAGATTTGAGGTGGTCTAGTGGTACCACTCACCACCTTAAGTCTAGGGACCAAATCTCATGGGCCTCATTTGAGGGATTTTTTTTATCTCCCCTCTCCGGTGGGGCTCATTCGTTCTACCGGTtaagaaaaacataatatagGTTTTTTTTATACTTGTACGTTAGTTAAAAAGTATTATCTAAGTTAATATGAATAGTGTAACTTGTGCTGTATCTAATAAAATGAAGGCATTTGATTTGTAATATATTGCGCTGTATTTCTCACTCCAGTGCGCTGATGGATTTTCAGGGTTCACAGTATGATAGAAAAACTTGCTCAATTTACAGATATAAGATGCTGTCTGATTGTTGGTGGGCTATCAACTAAGGTTATGATGTTTCCTTACTGGTTATGGCTTTTTCATTTCTTGGTTTCGTCATGTCATTAGTTACATTTCCATGTTGTTTCCATTTCACTTAAAGTGTTTCTCCCTGATTGAAATTGGTATCAGTGACCGGTCCCGCTTTCCGTGAATCGGGTTCGGTCATTCCGGTTCGCTGCGGTTTAAAATCCAGTTCATGAACCGGTTTGCGGTCCGATTCAGCGAACCCAATTGAAGATCcaagagggaggagagagaaggagggGGAGAGAGAGTTATCATGGCTTCAGTCATGATCATGACCTTGGGTTGACAAGGAAGGGGATGAATCAAATGATTGTTATGGCTGCTCCACGTTTCTCCATATTTTtaccttttatttttgcaaaccttgtttttctctctcctctttttttcaTCCGACTGGGCAATTTTAGGGTTTGTCTTCAACACAGTTTCCTACTTCCTCCGTGCTTTTTTAGATGACACAATTTGACTTTTGgcactatttacataatctaattTGACTATAATTTGTGATTTATGCTTAAGagaaaatatagtcatgtgaggTCTTTATAATCGTCttattgtatatattaataatatcAACACCAattgataattaaagatattaatggttGAAACATTGTTTTGGCAAACGtgacaaaaaaaattgtgtcatcTAATAAAGAACGGAGGACGTTTATTATTTACTTTGCTCTTCTCTTTTTTGTAAGATTGGTAGGTAGCATTAATACCTACTCTTTCAAACTGATTGTGCTAATTGCTGTAATATACACGTAATTGAATAATTATGactataataaaaaatattaagtaaataaatatCTTATATACaatatgtaattaaaaaattatattaaaaaaaagaacccCACGTTCCTCATTCCCGTACCATGTTACGCCCCGATCCGCGTTCCGTGTAAAGTTAGATTGGTTTGACACCATGGTTCGACATTTCTAGTGGGTTCTTTCTCATCTGAGCTACTGTGAGCCTGCGAGCCTAGTGCTTGTGTGTTTGGGtactcttttttatttatttataattttttatatgaGCTTCTTGGTTTAAATGAAAACTTCTGTAAAATCCACTTATTCTTCTTCAGAATATTGAAAGTTTTTGATTGCTTAAAATGCCTCATATTTTAACTGTGTTTCCATTTTCTTCCATCTTTGCTAGATCTGTCAAAACTAATTAGTAATTACTAATATCATAAATGAACTCAGGTGCAAGAGGCTGCGCTAAGGTCAATGCCAGATGTTGTTGTGGCCACCCCAGGGCGTATGATTGACCATTTACGTAACTCAATGTCTGTAGATCTAGACGATCTTGCTGTTTTGATTCTTGATGAGGCTGATAGACTTTTGGAGCTTGGATTTAATGCTGAGATCCAGGAACTTGTTCGTATGTGTTCCAAACGGAGGCAGACAATGTTGTTTTCTGCCACAATGACTGAAGAAGTTGCTGAGCTTGTTAAACTATCTTTAAAAAAACCACTGCGTCTGTCAGCTGATCCATCAGCTCAACGACCAGCATCTTTGACTGAAGAGGTTGTGAGAATAAGAAGAATGCGTGAAGCGCATTATGAGGCAGTTCTTCTTGCATTATGCTCAAAAGCATTCACATCCAGAGTTATCATTTTTAGTGGAACCAAGCTGGCTGCTCATAGGTTGAAGATATTATTTGGATTAGCAGGCCTAAAAGCAGCAGAGATTCATAGTCATCTTACACAAGCGCAGCGTCTTGATGCTCTTGAACTTTTCAGAAAACAGGAAGTAGACTTCTTGATTGCAACTGATGTTGCTGCTCGTGGGCTTGACATAGCTGGGATTAGGACAGTCATTAATTATGCGTGTCCCCGTGATCTTACAACCTATGTGCATCGAGTAGGTCGTACAGCAAGAGCTGGTCGGGAAGGATATGCCGTCACATTTGTCACTGATAATGATCGCTCTCTGCTAAGAGCTATTGCAAAAAAGGCTGGTTCTAAGTTGAAAAGCAGAATTGTTGCTGAAGAGTCAATAAATAAGTGGGCGCAAACGATTGAGCAGATGGAAGATCAGGTTGCTACTGTTCTTCGAGAAGAGAAAGAAGAAATGGCTTTGAGAAAAGCAGAGATGGAAGCAGCAAAGGTTTTGTATATGCTCTCTTTCCTTTCTGCATGGCAACACCCATCCTACTCCCCCACATCCTTTTGATGTCAAATTGTTGTCCAATTGGAGTTCTAGGCTTAATAATAATCACTAGCAAAACCAAAAGCATGATTCTTACAGTGAGTGAAATGATCTCTTTATCATACTTTAAGTTGCAGAAGGTCCATATTCAACTACTGCATCTAAATCTGTATAAAAATGGGGTATCTCTTCGGATTTTATTTGCTTGACCAATCCATAAAAGCAGTTTGTACAATGATGGGTGGAATCTGCAAAATTTTCTTGTTTATGATTATGTCCTCTCATGAACTGTATTTTTGTGAATCTGCAAGATTAGATTAGGAAAAGTTGCATCCTTGGGAGgctttatttattaatttattttttcataagGTACTTGCATGATCATTGACTTTTTTGGATTTAACATCCTATAGGTGTGCTATCCTTCTCATCTTTCTGAACTTTCTTGGCTATGACATTCCAGACGATTGTTATGATTAGGAGCAAAAATGTTTTGGATATTTGTCTTAAAAGTATGGAGTAACTGATTTACATAATGTTACGACTTAAGGGTCATAAGTATTCTATATTTAGTATCGAAATCCAGATATGTTGGCCTTCCTATCGTTGCTGACATGTGCATGTACATACAACTTTTCAGGCAGAAAATATGATTGAGCACAGGGACGAAATATTTTCCCGACCTAAAAGGACGTGGTTTATAACCGAGAAGGAAAAGAACTTAATTGCAAAGGAGATGAAGGTACTGTTTCTTGaggtttttgtgaaatcactaGTTGGAACTTAGAAGACATGATGATGATGTTATTATTCTAAAGGATTGGTTGTTAATCTTATATTTCAACTCAATGGCCGATATGTCtctgttcttttgttttttctattATTGACTTTTCCATTTATCTCACTGAAAAGAGTGTCCGAAAGAAGAAAGGACTCCTCCATTAGAAAGCTCAAATAAGCTTTCCGTTGTTGGTCGTGTAGCTATGAGCCAACTGTTAACCTCTTGCTTAACATGTGACCTGGTGAATATTAGAAGACAAACAAAGATTTGCAATTTTGATTATCTTATTCAATAATTTCACAAGAGGGGACCCAATTTTATGAATTGCACTGGCCACTAAGGAAGAATATGTCTCAATGTTTCTACTTATTAACTAGAGGTCAGAGCTCCCTTAGCCAAAAAGTCTGGCATAAAGGTCTCTAGTGTTGGAGTTTTATACAAACATCACAGTGTCAAATGTGATCTAAATCTGACATCCAATGTGTTTTTTATGCATAATAGTAGTATAGTACTAGGAAGACTAGGATGCCACAAATCAATAGTAAAAGAGAGGCTACCACTGTCAAAACCATCTGCTGTCCAAATCATAAGCAACAATGTAGCCAGCTTTACACTTAGGCTAAGGactctttttagtcataaaatctttataGCCTCCTCTAGTAGCCTCTCTTGTAAATTTACACACCAAAGGATTCCCAACCCCAAAAAATCCTTACGTTGACTGCTGCATTCAGAGAAGGGCCTTGGATTTTTGGAGTATGTGGAGTCTCTTCCAACCATGGCCTGAATAGTCCCATTGCTGACATTTTTGAACAAGGGAGTGGTCATATTTGATGATTAAAACTCCAATCTGTGTGGGAGATCTATCAGTGTTCACTGTTCAAGGAAGTATTTAAAAGAGAAATTGAGAAGGGGAGGGAGGTTAGTTTAGTAAAATGGGGGAAAGGTGTGGTCGTGTAGAGTGGGCCCCTTTGGAAAGATTTGCCTACATTTTTATTAATCGGTAGTGCTGCCGAAACGAAAACTTGTTAATATGTACTCCCTCTATcctaaaagattgccccatTTCCTTTCTTAAATGGTTCCCATTATTTCCTTCTACATTATTTCATACCTCACCTACTAAAGGATAAAACTACCCACCACTAAATACCACGCTTATGAAAGTAACATAAGGGGCAATCTCTTTGGGACGGAGGtaatagttatttatttttacattTCATGAATATGTTGTTTCCAGTGCGGGCTATGAGCCGAGACAAACTTTAATGTTGTTGTGTCGCTACCTCAGTTTACCTTACTTTTACCGAATTCAAACTCAAGCTTGCCTCGAACTAAAAGACCTTGTTCGAGATTTGCTTGATAAGAATGGTTGGAGTTCACGCTGAATTCAAGCTGAGGTTGCTATTCCAGGTTCAACAATAAGGAAACTAAATATTAATGTTGTTGCTACCCgactcaaaaaaataattacacaTTGGTAACTTGTGTTAAAAATTACATAATCTTTGTAACTAAATTTGAAATGTAGCTTTGGGGGTAAAAGATATAAAACAGTTTCTTTAGAATTTCAAAGATATGTATCATTTTTCCTAATTTAGCAAGCTTAAGACCATACAAGCACCCTCCCATTAGGTAGCCACTAGGCTTTTACGAAGCCTTTGCATAAACTGTGAAACCAAAATTTCCCTGTATTAGAAGTCATATGTGGTATAATATGGCCAATATTACTCTTGATTGCATGCTGTATCAGATATTTAGATTAACAGCACTCTTTACTGAGAGAATCTTTTGACTCCATATAACTTCATTCCTTACCTTCCATACTATATACACCATTGCAGCCTGCAACACCTTTTTTCACAATGGACATCCATTTTGCCTCTGAACCCATCTGATGGTACCAGAGATAGGCTCAAATTTTCCACTTCCTCCCAGCCAATCCTTAATATCCTGCATACAATGAGTGCTAAAACGGCATTTGTTCAAAAAGATGCTCATGAGAGACTCCCACCATTTGGTCACAAATCTGGCACAAATTATTAGAAACCATCCAAATCTTGATAGTCTCGCTTTTGTATTAAGCCTTTTCCCCCACATTGAAAAGCTCTTTCACAGCTCTTGATATTAAATTTTGCTTTAACCCTCTTTTAAATTCAAGAGCCTCCAGaagagtgtgtgtgtgtggtggGGGTAACTTCCAAAGTATTTTAAACAAAATCTCAGTAATTACAAGTTTTAGGTTTTCAGTGTTAAATTTAGAGAAATACAGGTAGGCCTGAAAGAAGGCAGTCATGGAGGTTTTGAAATCCAACTATAACTCCCTTCGTTCTTGAATGTTGGTCATGTTTCCTTATTGGGTTGTATATTTATTGTTAGTCGTACTTGGTAACTTTCCTTTTTTGGCCAACATTTATCCCCATTATACCCTCATATCAAAATTGTAAttcgaatttcgtcccaagaaaAACCTCTTGTGGCCTtaatcttttctctctcctacccaCATGGGTAAGTTTCCTATGAGATTCTTTGGCAAGTGACTTTGGAATGGGTTGTATAAGATTCCAAACAAGACTAACAAATGAAAACGGAGGGAATATGCCATTAGAGGAAGGATTGATTTGTTTGATGTAGAATATACAATGAACTGTTACACTTTCGCGTGATTGGAATTGATTTGGTTGGAATGGACTGCTCAAATTTTTGAAAGGAGTATCTGGTAGCATCCTTTTGGACAAGGCAGCTGGGATATTAAAAGCTTACTCGATTGGGGAGTTACAACAGGGCTAATTTGAATGTAGTTTCTTTATTTCTCCTTATGAAGACAACTTGTACTCTTGCTGTACTTCTGTCTCTTTTTCTTGATAAAATAAATTTTCCTATCAAAATAGTAATAGAAAGGGTTTCTGTTAAGTTTAAATTTTAGTTGATTCTTGCATGCAGTTGATTCTTGAATCTTGACTTTCATTAATTATACATAATTTCAATAGGAATCCACTGAAATGGGGAAAAATTCTGCTAATGTCGTGGTGAGTGCCCAACAAGCGGAAGATTTGAAATTGAAGGAAAAGAGGAAACGAGAGCGTGAGGTATTTGTCCTACTTCCCATATTTACGTCAGTTGCCTTTTTAACGTAATAATTTATGGCCATAAACTCCCTTTTCTAAATTTTGTTTGAGCAGAAAAACTTGCCCAGAAAGAAACGCAGAAAGCTGGAAGCAGAGAGAGAGATGTTGGAAGAAGAAAACGAGTCTGATGATTCAGAAGGGGTGAGTACTCTTGTAACTTCATCACTGATCTACGGGTAGTATACTAGTACAAGTATTAGATAAATGTTCAATGCTTTTATATTGATAGCTATTTTATGTTCATGAATAGCTTTAGTTAATAATTATCACAGTGAAATTGTTTTTGGCTTATTTTATTGTTGTTTGTTTGAAGTTTTCAGCATGTTCCTTTTCTTTTACTCTCTGAGCCCTCAGGACCCCGATACTCTCACTTTTTACATGCTACAGTAAGGGAATAGCCCTGTTTCGCGGAATTCAATCTGATCAGACAACTTTGTTTCATCAATGTGTAATTGCAGGAGAATAAAAAGGGTAAGAAAGATAGAAGTGGAATACCACTTGTTGATGTGGCCTATCGCAGAGCTAAAGCAGTCAAGGCTGGTTTAAAGGCCCAAGATGCTGGCAAAAGACCCAAAAAGGCGGGGAAGAAAGCAGCACAACCTCAGTCAAGAACAGGAGAGATGCAGGAGCTGTTCCAGAGCGACATGAGTGAAAAACGGGGGAAAAAGAACCTTCAGCAATTTGGAAAGAAGTCGAAGAATTCATTTAAGAGCAAATCAAGGTATATGTTTCGTATAAAACATGTATACTTGTTAGCAGATTTGTGCATCATCTGTGTGATGTTTCTGTTCTATTGCGTAATTATGTACATGAATACTCCCTCTTCTCCAaccaagaaaaaaatgaaaaaaagaaagTAGGAACTAAAGTGATGTAGACAAAGAAGTTTATTTCCTCCAATGGTCATCAGTTGTTTAATACAGTTGGTTCTCCTGTTTTCTGACTAGAGGCGGTCAAATGAGTGGGCTGATCCAGTCTAACCATGAGACTAAACTCACCATGCATT
This Spinacia oleracea cultivar Varoflay chromosome 6, BTI_SOV_V1, whole genome shotgun sequence DNA region includes the following protein-coding sequences:
- the LOC110776669 gene encoding DEAD-box ATP-dependent RNA helicase 28 yields the protein MGSGFVFDVPSDEEPNDVNENETESAWDFADYSEAVTEEHVLRGTTSVDHKIQKLRQQRSVSLPNPTESDSDSESNKQVDYKPEEGDDDETDVVESNKPFFAAAEGVSYQAKSFLELNLSRPLLRACETLGYSKPTPIQAACIPLAMAGRDICASAITGSGKTAAFTLPTLERLLYRPKRVPAIRVLILTPTRELAVQVHSMIEKLAQFTDIRCCLIVGGLSTKVQEAALRSMPDVVVATPGRMIDHLRNSMSVDLDDLAVLILDEADRLLELGFNAEIQELVRMCSKRRQTMLFSATMTEEVAELVKLSLKKPLRLSADPSAQRPASLTEEVVRIRRMREAHYEAVLLALCSKAFTSRVIIFSGTKLAAHRLKILFGLAGLKAAEIHSHLTQAQRLDALELFRKQEVDFLIATDVAARGLDIAGIRTVINYACPRDLTTYVHRVGRTARAGREGYAVTFVTDNDRSLLRAIAKKAGSKLKSRIVAEESINKWAQTIEQMEDQVATVLREEKEEMALRKAEMEAAKAENMIEHRDEIFSRPKRTWFITEKEKNLIAKEMKESTEMGKNSANVVVSAQQAEDLKLKEKRKREREKNLPRKKRRKLEAEREMLEEENESDDSEGENKKGKKDRSGIPLVDVAYRRAKAVKAGLKAQDAGKRPKKAGKKAAQPQSRTGEMQELFQSDMSEKRGKKNLQQFGKKSKNSFKSKSRYKRR